GCAAATAATAAATACAATTTCAGAAATTCCAGAGCACCCGTTTCCTTCTCAAGCTATTAAAAGTGAGCTGAGAAAGTTAAAACTAGACACTAATGAAATTAAGCAACTACAAAACTTAATAGCAGGTACAATTAACATACTTAAACTTTCTATTGATGGCAAATTAGATCTTTCTGAGTTAGCTCTTGCAGCTGAAGATATTCCTACTAAATCAATAGCTAAGATTTTAAAAAGTGTACCTACTCCGTTAACACAAACTTCTTTGCTTGAACTTTTTAGAAACTATGACAGAAGACAAATAATTCCTCAAAAAGGAGGGATGGGCATCGTAGTTAAAAGACTAAAAGACTTGTGGTCTTGGTTTAAGTAATGGGTGAAATAAGATTATTGCAGCTACTATTCCATGATGGTCTAATATCTTTGTTGTTACTTTCACTACATAACTATTCTCATAAAACCTTTATTTTGGCCAGTAGCTTTACTCCTTTTATTTAATATTTTTTACCTTTCACGGAGATGTGCGGAATGTGGGATTAACTTTAACACTTCAAAACTTCTAAACACTGATATAATTAGTTCCTACAATTATGTCAGAAGAAAAAGGGCACAAAATAAAATTAAGAGGTTCAGAAGCACTTTTAAATTGTTTAGTAAAAGAAGGTGTAAAAACAATTTTTGGTTATCCAGGAGGTGCTGTTCTTGGACTTTATGATGAGCTATATAAAAGGAATGACGTAAATCATATACTTGTTCGCCATGAACAATGTGCAGCTTTTATGGCCGATGGTTATGCAAGAATTTCTGGCAAGCCAGGAATTGTTCTTGCTACAAGTGGTCCTGGAGCAACAAATATAGTTACTGGCTTATGCAGCTCTCACATGGACTCAATCCCAGTAATTGCTTTAACTGGACAAGTTTCTACAGGAGCAATTGGAAAAGATTTTTTTCAAGAAGCAGATATTACTGGCATTACAATGCCAGTAGTAAAACATAGTTATCTTGTTCTTACACCAAATCAAATTCCAAAAACAATTAGAAAAGCTTTTTTAATTTCTTCAACTGGAAGACCTGGCCCTGTTTTAATTGACTTGCCAAGAGATGTTTTAAAAACCTCCTTTGATTATTTTGAAGGAATGGAAAATAAATTTACTTTACCAGGTTACAAACCAACTATAAAAGGAAATGCTAGGCAAATTCATACTGCAGCAAAATTAATTCTAGAATCTAAAAAGCCTGTTTTATATATTGGAGGGGGTGTAATTGGAAGTAATGCATCAGAAGAAATACTTAAACTAGCTGAAACATGCTCTATACCAGTGACTTATACTATCATGGGGAAAGGTGCCTTCCCAGATAATCACTTTTTAAACTATGGAATGCTTGGAATGCATGGAACTGCTTATGCAAATTATGCAATTCATGAATGTGACTTATTAATTGCTGTTGGTGTTCGTTTTGATGATCGTGTTACTGGAAAAGTAGAAACATTTGCACCTGGTGCAAATGTTATCCAC
This genomic interval from Candidatus Melainabacteria bacterium contains the following:
- the ilvB gene encoding biosynthetic-type acetolactate synthase large subunit, whose product is MSEEKGHKIKLRGSEALLNCLVKEGVKTIFGYPGGAVLGLYDELYKRNDVNHILVRHEQCAAFMADGYARISGKPGIVLATSGPGATNIVTGLCSSHMDSIPVIALTGQVSTGAIGKDFFQEADITGITMPVVKHSYLVLTPNQIPKTIRKAFLISSTGRPGPVLIDLPRDVLKTSFDYFEGMENKFTLPGYKPTIKGNARQIHTAAKLILESKKPVLYIGGGVIGSNASEEILKLAETCSIPVTYTIMGKGAFPDNHFLNYGMLGMHGTAYANYAIHECDLLIAVGVRFDDRVTGKVETFAPGANVIHIDIDPAEIGKNRVMRDVIDIPIVGDAKNVLTDLNEKINGKKCDTTEWISQIEEWKKQYPLDIPKDKNQISPQQILLTLNKYFKDAIYTVDVGQHQMWAAQYLEINKPRHWCSSSGLGSMGYGFPAALGAKAAAKELGLDTPVISITGDGGFQMNFQELGTMIASDLPVIIVLFNNSNLGMVRQWQELFFDKRYSYIDLGIGSPDYVKLAEAFGVKGIRIEDPNDVESAIKEAVGAYHGTPCRGKPLLLDFKLHYEANVWPMVPPGSSSNEMMGISSNTLPAMPVNKAELEKKIKR